The following is a genomic window from Ignavibacteriota bacterium.
CAATCCACGATATCCAGTATCGTACCAGCGGCGTAGGTCGCCGCCGGATGGAAGTACAGCTCGCCGTACAAGGTGTGTGAATCAGCGGCATAGGTGATCATCGTACTCCCGTCCTTTGATGCACCCTTCGTGACGAGAATATTGGTACAGGCACGTGCATCAGGCGTGGCAACGCACAACGCAAGAGCAGTGATCGCGGCCATCGTGCTGCGTCGAAGCATACCGGAGTTCCTTGATGGAAGAGGAGATCGTTGTAGGTGATTGGAATATAGGGATTTGGCAGGCAAGGAACAACGCAGCGCGCCGGAGGTGATGTGCATCACAGGCCGTTTGACAATCCCGCAACCGTCGCGTACCTTCTGTATGCAGGTATCCGGACATCCCGGTCTTCGGGATTCGATCGATCCATCCACCTGCACACACAGACCGCGCTACGTGCACGTCATCACCGTTGGCTCGCAGGGGGGAGTCATGAGAACATTCAAGACCATAGGGGTGGTCATCCTTCTCGCCGCAGGATTCACCATCACCGCAGCTGGCACCCGCCTGACTGTCCGCTCGACGACGAACCATGACCTGATCATCAGCGTCGACCCGGTCCTGCATCAACGCTTCGGTATATCCTACCCGATCACGTACATCATCACCTACGGCGCCGGGCACGACGACCTTCAGGCATATGTCCGGCACGACTCCACTTCAGGGTGGACACTTCTTCCCGCAAAGGATCCGGACGACCACTTCAATGGCATCGATGCGGTCCGATTCGATGAAGCGACGCATACCGCGTACGTTTCCACAACGTTCTCTGCCTCGAGTGACGACATCCATATCCGCATCAGCGAACAGGGCGGAGAAGGGGTCCCGACGGCATTCGCCGGAGTTGCGCGCTACTATGATAACCGCGACGCCGCTGTCGTCGTCTCGACCGACGATTGGAAGGATTACACGGATTCGATGTTCACGCGGGTGGCATCCATCCTCCGTTCCTATCACCTCCCCTATACGACCGCTGTCATCACCGGAGAGACCACGGAGAGCACATGGGCCCATATCCAGGCAGAATTGGACGCCGGAGGTGCCGAAGCTGCATCCCACACCCGCACGCATAGCCGCTGGCCATACGAGGACATTGAAAACCAGGTTGCGGGGTCGAGGCTCGACCTGCTCGATAACCTGACCATGCCCGCGCAGTTCCGCAAAGGGGAAACAGAGTACGTGTACAGTTTCCTTGTTCCCTTCGGGGAAACAAGTGCGGAGATCGAGACAACGGTGACCCGCGCCGGGTACCTCAACTGCCGTGTGGTCAACTTCCAGAACGGCGACTTCACTCCGTGGGACACGCTGATGGAACGATTCCCGTATGATGGGACCACCATGGAAATGGGTTCGCCCTGGGGTTCCACCGATCCCGTCGAATTGAATGCGGCCTTCGATCAGCGCCTGTCGACGCACGGCATCTATCATCTCCTCCTCCATCCCTACACGCTTGTCCCCTCAGGAGAGATCTACAGCGAATTCTTCGCCGATCACCTCAGCCACATCAGTGATCGGAAGAATATCTGGTACACGACCTTCGGCCACCTCTATGTGTACCGGTTGATGGGCGATTCCACCGTGGGGATCACCCACTGGCCATCGGCCCCGCCGGTCATCACCACGAACCCGACGTCACAGTGGGCCGATGAAGGCTCAGATGTTCTGTTCAGATGCCTCGCCACCGGGAGCGAACCCCTGGCCTTTCAGTGGCAACGGGACGATGTCGATCTGGCCGGTGCGACGGCAAGCACGTTGACCCTGAGCAGCGTCATCCGGGCTGACAGCGGTGCCTCCTTCCGGTGCATCGTCCAGAATCCGTATGGCGCCGACACCAGTGCGCCGGCGATACTGAGCGTGATCCCCACCGGCTCGGGGAGCGGTATCGTGTCCGATGATTTCAATGCCGTCGGGCTGGACACATTGCTTTGGGATGTGGTGAACCCCCTGGACGATGCGACCATTGGCGTGACGGGAGGAGGGACCGACGATGCCCGCCTGGTGATCGCACTCCCCGCGGGAACGGCGCACGATCTCTGGGCCGGCACCAACAATGCGCCGCGGGTGATGCAGGCAACTGCAGATGGCGATCTCTCCATCGTTGTGAAATTCGACGGCGCCATGACCTCCTCGATCCAGACGCAGGGAGTGGTCTTCGAGGAGGACAGCGCGAACTTCATCCGGTTCGACCTGGTCTACGACGCACCGGACCTGGTGTTCTTTGCCGCCACATTCTCGGAAGGGGTCCCGACGGAACAGGCAAACGTCCCACTCACGCTACAGGCCCCCTCCTATCTCCGGGTTGGTCGGATCGGGGACACCTGGACGGGGATGTACTCCGCAGATGGGAGCACCTGGACCACGGCGACATCATTCACACATCCGATGCATGTCCGCCGCGTCGGCCCATGGGCGGGTAACGCCGGAGCGTCTGCGCCTGCATTCACCTCGCAGGTCGACTATTTCATGAATACGCATGCGCCGATCGTCGGCGAGGACGGAACGGACATCCTCACAGCGCCCAGCATCACGACCGACCCGTCAACGGTGACCGTCTATGAGGGTGGAGAGGCCTCATTTTCGGTTGAGGTTGCAGGTGCCGCACCGTTGTCGTACCGATGGCAGCGGAATGGTGTCGATACTCCCGGTGGGACCAGCACAACGTTCACCCTCTCAGGCGTGACCCGCGCCGACAGCGGCGCGCAGTTCCGGTGCATCGCGAGCAACGGGTTTGGCAGAGACACGAGCGCCACGGTCGTCCTTCATGTGATCAAGGAACCTTCACCACCCCCGTTCGTCCTCCTGGCGGTTCATCTCTTTCTGGAGGGTGCGATGGCCACAGACTCGATGCGAACAGATCTCTGCGACCATGGCCTCCTGCCCCATGCACAGCCGTTCTGCGCCATGGGTTACACGGATGCGGAGGGCGACTCGCTTGATGTGGCGCCACCGGCCGCGGTGGACTGGGTACTGGTGGAACTTCGTGGAGGGACGGCGGATTCGACCGTCCGGGCGCGGCATGCGGGGTTGGTCATGAGGAATGGAGCCGTCACTGAGATCGACGGCATATCGCCCCTGAGGTTTGAAGGACTGACGTCAGGGAACTACTACATCGTGGTCCGTCACAGGAACCACCTCCCCTCCATGTCGGCGGTCCCCATCGCAATGGACTCGGCGGCTGTGACCTACGACTTCCGTAGCGCAGCATCGCAGTCATACGGCGGTAGCGCCGTATCGCTCACATGCGGCAAATTCGCGATGATCGGGGGAAGTGTGGATCGAAATCGGGGCATCGGGGCGACCGATCTGGCCCGCGTGCGCCAGGCGATGCCGTCAGGCCCGGCGTACCTGGATGCCGACTGTAACATGGATGGGACGGTGACGGCATCTGATCTCTCGCTGACCCGCGGCAATATCGGCCGCGTGGCCGGCATCCCCTGAGAGGGATCCGCATTCACCTGTTCATTTCTCGCCTGCCGTGAAGACGGTCCAGGGATGTTCACCGCGGCTCCTCAGCAATCCGTCCATCCAGTCGAACTGAGGATGCAGTGCCAGGAACTGGCGGGCATCGAAGGGCGTCCCGCATGCCGAACCCCAGCGTGCGGCGAACTTCATCTCCCTGGCCATCCGCGTATCGACCACTTTCGCATCCACGGTCCCGGACGGATCGAAAGGTGCCGATGTCGGATCGGTGGTATCATACTCCCAATGCGCGCACAGCGATCGGCTCCCGAGCCGCTCCTGTTGAAGATAGGTATCGTAATGGTCCGACTCGAACGCCTTCCCGAGTGCGACGTCGATCTTTCCCCGGTTCTCCCGCATCAACTGCTTCCAGCGCACGCGGCGCGCCACATCGGAGACACGGATATCGGTCTCCCGGATGTCCGTTTCGAGGCGGAGGATCTGCCGGTTCTCGACGAGGTTCGACCCGACGTAGAATCCGTCTTTCGTTCGCTCGAAGCCGACATTCTTGAGTCCAAGTTCGAGCCGTGCGATCTCATTCGTCTTCACATCCCCGATCAGCCAGCCGTTCGCGTAGCCACCATTGTTGCCCTTCGTCATGATCGCACACCATTCGTCGATCGAAGATGCATACTGCGTCGCGAGGCGCATCCGGGCGAACTCCGGGACACCGGAAGGCTCGAACCCCGAAAACCCGCCGATCGTCGTTTCTGACCCGACAAGCCCGGCATCCGTGATGAAGAAATCGGTGCCGCTGTGGATCCAGCCCGGCACACCCTGCATCAGGATGCGGTGTCCTTTCGCAGGAACGATGTCGAGGATGATATTGCAGTCGGCCTCGACGTACCCCGACATCGTGTTGTGTCCGAGCACGATCCCCCCATCCTTCGTCCAACTCCCGGTCGCGATGAAACTACTGCAGCCCATCTTCGGTTTGTCAGGCGACCGCGCCCCGATCGAGTCCTTCACCTCAGGCCACCAGTACCCGGTGAGTTCGATATTGGCATTGTAGACGAGCATCTCGGCCTTGTCCGTCCGGACACCCGCAGCACGAAGGCCTTCTGCAATGCCCGCGATCTCCGCGAGCAGTTCCTGGTCGACCTTCCCATCCAGTATCCGGCCTCCTTCGGCCAGCAGCCATTCCCACGACATGCCACTTTCGTATTCCCACTGTCTGCGGACCTCATGCAGCGAGGAATCGATCTCGCGGGCAAGAAGATAGCCGTACTGGAACCCGCGCACCCGTGGTTCCCCTGCGATACGGAGATAGATCCAGCCGTCGCGGTCGTGCCGGTTCCCCTGCGCGACCCATTGTTCCTGTTCACGCGTGAGCTGGGGGACAGGGGCGGCAGATGCGGAGATCACTCCTGCGGCGAGGAGGATGAAGAACAGTCCGGCATGGCGGAAGAATGCCATAGGATTTCCATGATTGGTGGAGGATGCGGTCGTCAGCGAAGGTAGGATTCTCCCGCACCAGAATCAAGGATGGGCAGGATCGTCAGCCGGCAGAACGTCATCTGGTAGCCGTGGGCCGAAGGTCTCAGGGAAATAACAGAGGGAAGACCCGTTCAAGTTGAGAGAAATCCGGAATGATGATGTCTGCCCCCGCCTCGATCAACCGGCGGCGCTTCGCTTCATTCCATCCATAGCGCCGGACTTCATCGCTCGCCACTCCCACGGCATACCCCCCGCGCTTGTGCGTCTCCCGCATCTCCACAGGACCATCGCCGAACATGAGGATATGCGCCTGCGCGTCCTCCCCGATGCTGTTCATGATGCGTTCCAGCACCATGCGCTTGGCCTCCTTCGTCACATCCCCGACGGCCCCGTAGATCCTGCCGCCGAACAGGGCCCGGTAGCCAAGCATGTCCGCCTCACGGTCCACGTCGGTCTGGTCTGTGCCGCTCGCAAGGTACAGATGAATGCCTTTCCCTGCCAGGGCACGAAGAAGGTCCACGGCTTTCTTGACGGTCAGGTCGGAGAGGTGAAGCTCGCCGCGTTTGAGTTTCTCCACGCGGCCTTCGACGAGGGCGAGGAGCTGGCGGTTGTACAGTTGCTTGTACCCGTATTCATCGAGAATGGATGCTTCAGGTACGCATTTGAACCTGCGCACGAGCGCAACGAGGCCTTTCATCTGAACGAGCGTCTGTATCCCTGTCGTCTGGTCGATGTATCCTCTTACTGCATCCCTGATCTCATCCTGCAGGGCAGAATCGGCCGCATCTGCCTGCCCGCCGATGATCGCCCCGATCATCATCGGTTCCATGATGCTCTCCCAGCCCTGCCGGAGGGTGGAGATGGTCCCATCGTGATCGAAGATCACATGCGTGAACGCGCGCCCGACAGGAAGGCCGGAGATGATCTCCACGTCCATCCCATCTGCTGCGGCCGGGGTACGCGGACGGCGGGCACGGTCCGGATAATACCGGAAGTCCGGATCGGCACCTAGCGCGAGGATCTCCTCCGGTGTCGCCGTCCCGGTCTGCAGAAGCTTCTGAACGGTCACACCTGCCACCAGGGTCCCGAGTTCCGCTGCGCGGAATGGATCTGCTCCCGCTGCGAGGCCAGCGGCGATCCCCGCAAGCATACTGTCCCCTGCTCCCACCGTATCCACCGGGCCGAGGATCAGGAGTCCGGGGATAGACCGGAAGCCCTGGTCATCGCAGACGCACACACCACGCTCCCCACGTGTGAGGAAGAGAGGCTGCTGCCACCTGGTATACAGCTCTTCCGCGATCCCGGCGATCGTTCCATCATCTTCCCCGCCGGGGTCAGCCGTCCCTCCCCGCAGCACCCTCGTTGCCTCGGCAAGATTGATCTTGCGCATCGCGCTCCCGTACGCATCCGGATAGTGCCGTGCATCCACGATCACGCGCACTCCGGCGTGCCCGGCGATCATTGCGCGCAACGCATCGCGAACATCCGGTGTGTGGATCCCACTCAGGACCTGCTGGTTCACGATGAGGATATCCAGTGCCGGCAGCGCCTCCTCCACGGCGTGCAACAACTGATGCCGGGTAGACGGATGCAACACATTGAAATTGCCGAAGTCGAGCCGGTGCTGTTCCTTCTGGCGCTCATAGGGCTTCATGTACACATGCGTGTCCCACCCCTCCCGTTGCACAAGGAGTCCGGAGGTGTCTGCACCCAGACCAACGAGCAATGAGCGCATTTCCACGCCGAACGGATCGTTGCCGGCCACCCCGAACACCGCGAGGTGCCGGACCCCCATCGCGAGGAGATTGGCGGCAACGTTCCCCGCACCGCCAAGCGAATACCGCTGCGTGCGCACGGGCCGGGTCGCGAGTCCCGTCTCCACTGACGCCTCGGACGCTGCCGGGTCGATGAGAAGATAGGCATCCAGACAGAAATCACCGAGGATCCCAACGCGTCCGCCCCTCACGCGCTCCAGCAGTCCCGCAAGTTCTGTAGTGTTCACACCATCACCCTTCCACCGGTGTTCATCGAACGAGGAATGTATAGGAACCGGAGCCAACCGTGCACACGAGCCGGTCCTGCTCTTCCCGGAGGACGCGAACATCCTTCACCGCGGCAAGAGGCAGGTGGCCTTCAAAGACCCGTGTCCCCTGTGCGCGGGGGATATACAGCGTCGCCGTCGTGTTCACGGGCACCGTCACATCCCAGGTGAACACCTTGTTCTGCTGCGACCACCCGCTGACGGCTTCACCAAACGGGGTACGGTGCGTCGCGTGCACGGTGGTGAGGCCGGCCACCGGCGTCGGCTTCATGACGAGATGTTTGAAACCCGGCGCTGCTGGGTCCGACGCAATGCCGGCCAGGTTCTCATACAGCCATATCACCAGGTCGCCGACAAGCATCACGTGATTGCCCGAGTTCATGCCGGGATCGGCGGTGTCCCCGTTCCACAGTTCCCAGATCGTCGTTGCCCCATTCCCCGCCATGTACCCCCAACTCGGATAGGTCGTATTCGTTACAAACCTGTGCACGAGGTCAACCCTGCCATTCTGCGTCAGCACCCGGTTCAGCCACTGGGCGCCAACGAGTCCGGTACCCACATGCCCTTCGGTCTCATCCGTGATCTTGTGAACGAGCCGTGCGAACACGGTGCTTATGTGCTCGTCGGGCACAAGCCCGAAGGCGAGGGGGATCACGCAGGATGTCTGCGACCCGTTGGCATAGTACCCATGGCCGGCGTCAAAGAACTTCGCATGAAATCCTTTCTTCAGACGCGCGGCAAGCGCGTTGAACCGGGTTGCATCCTGCGCATTCCCTGCCGTCTCGGCGAATCCTGCCATGAGGCAGAGCTCATGATAGAAGAACGCGGTACCGAGGAGCTCTCCGGGGGTCTTGCGCATCGGGTCCTCGGAGTGGATCAACTTCGCGTCCTCCGGCGGTACGCACCAATCGCCGTAGGTATCCTTCGGCATGATGTCGTCCGTCACAAACGTACTCATATGATCGACCCACCGGACCATGCTGCCGTAGTGGCGCCGGATGAGGCCGGAGTCCGCGTATTGCAGGAGCAACGCATGCGGAACCATGACCGTGCACCCCGCCCAGGTGGCATTGTCGTTGTACAGCGGCCAGTACGCCGGACAGAGATCACTGACACTCCCGCTCTCGCGCTGGGCATCCTCCATGTCCTGCACCCACTTCGCATAGAACGCGGCAATATCATAGATGTACGTCGCGCCCTGGGATTCCGATGAGCGGTCGCCCATCCAACCGTGCCGTTCATCACGTTGCGGACAGTCGGTCGGGATGCTGCGGTAGTTGCCACGCACGCCCCAGACGATATTGCTGTAGATACGGTTGATGACCGGATCGGAGGTCGCGAAGGTCCCCGCGGACGCGAGATCGTCATGCACCACCCGGCCCTGGATCGTCGAGAGGTCGGGCATCCCGGGGTATCCGGTAAGCTCCACGTAGCGGAAACCATGATACGTGAACCGGGGCTCGTACACCTCCTTGCCTATGCCGCACAGCGTATAGGTATCCGTCACCTTCGCCGTACGCAGGTTGGCCATGGAAAGCTTTCCGTCCGGCATAAGCGTCTCGGCGTGCCGCAGCGTCACCGTCGTGCCACGCGGTCCATGCACGAACAACCTGCACCACCCCACCAGATTCTGCCCCATATCATAGATGAACGTGCCGGGCGCGATCTCCCGCATGGAAACGGGTGTGAGGGTCTGCGTGACCCTGATCGGGTTGATCATCTGGGCGCGCAGGAGACCGGCAGGTGCGGCCACGATCTCGGCCGGACGCCACGTTGCAGCGGCATACCCGGGAGAGGCCCAGCCGTCCAATTCCATCCGCGCGTCGTATTCCTCACCGTCATATTCATTGTTCGCCCGGATCGGACCGTCGGTCGTCAATTGCCAGATACCGTCAGACACTATGCTCTCCACCGATCCATCGGCGTACTCCACCTGCATGTGCAGGCGCATCTTCGGAGAGCCGTACGAGATCATATCCACGGGCACTTTCGACCGCGGCGCAAAGAACCGGCCGTTGCCCAGGACGACGCCAAGGGCATTGCTGCCGTTCCGAAGAAGGGGCGTCACGTCGTGCGTGACGTAGTACACCCGTTTGGTGTAATCGCTCAACGCCGGAGAAAGGACGTCATCACCGATCTTCTCACCATTGCAGTACAATTCGGAAAGTCCGAGTCCTGCCAGGTACACCACGGCCCGCCGGACGTTTGCTTTGAGCGTGAAATCTCTCCGCAGCCAGCGCGCTGGCACTCGTCTGCTTTCCGACGAATCAACGCCGTTCTCCAACCCGATCCATGAGCCCTTCCAGTCCTGGGGATCAAGAAGGCCCATCGACCACGTGGCGGTCCTGCTCCATGCACTCTCCTTCCCTTCCCGGTCCCATACGCGCACTTTCCAGTAGCATTGTACCCCCGATCGGAGCGGGGAACCGGCGTAGGGAACGAGGATGGAACGATCGGACGGAACCTTGCCGGAGTTCCAGAGATCGCCGTTGCCTTGTTCGAGAAGGGCCGGCGTCGTGGCCACGAGGACCTGGAAGGCGCTCTGGACCTGGCCACGAGTGGCGGAGGAGAGGACCCAGCTCAGGCGAGGGGTGACGGCATCGATGCCCTGCGGATCGCGCAGGTGCTCACACATCATGTCAGTGATCATCATGGTTGAAGACGGAGTGGAGGAGATCATGAGTACCGGGAATAGTGGAAGGAAACAGACCGCAGTCGCGATCCCAAGCAGATGACGCCGGGTCACAGGAGGCCCTTTCCGGATGGTTTCATGGAGGAAACGCGGGAACATTCTTTAACGTACTCACGAAACTCAGGACTTGCAAGCCCTTGCGCATGGAGGACAAAAGCCGTAGTATTGCAGATTCCCACGGCTGTCAGACCCCAACCGGAGAGCGACCTCATCCATGACCAATGTCCACCCGGAGTCCCGCAAGGAGTTCCAGCTCGAACGTCTCATCCTGTTCACCGACGCCGTGTTCGCGATAGCCATCACCCTCCTTATTATTGAGATCAAGGTCCCGGAATTCCACGGGGAGGAGGCGTCCGAGGCTGCGATCCTCTCGTACGTCGCACATCTGATCCCGAAGTTCGCCGGCTTCTTTGTCAGCTTCATGCTGATCGGGATGTACTGGACCCGCCATCATTTTCTTTTCGGATTCGTCATCGATTACACCCCGAAGCTTATCTGGCTGAACATGCTGTTCCTGGTGTCGATCGTGCTGATGCCATTCAGCACGGGCATCTTTGGAGAGTACTCCATTCCATCGACGATCCACCTCAAGACCCCGCTGATCATTTACGTTGCCAATGTCTGCTTCTCGGGTGTCATGCTCTTCTTCCTCTGGCGCTATGTCGGGAACCCTGCCAATGGTGTCGCCGACCCATCGCTGCCGCAATCGGTTGTGCGGCAAGCCAAGCAACGCGCTTTCGTTGTTTCCCTGGTGTTCGGGCTCACCATCGTGGTCGCATTCATCAATCCCTACGCCGCACGGTATTTTCCGATCCTGACACCGGCATTCCTGAAGGTGGCAAAGAGATTCAATACGCCCGCAGCGAACGGGCCCACCGACTGAGCGGTTGCATTTCCAGTGAAGTTTCAGGACATTTCGGAAAGAGCCTTCCTCGTATCTTCCCGGACCCGGTCCACCATGGCGTTCAAACCCTTCTCCGAAATGACCGATGCCGACTATGCGGCAGTCGGTTTCAGATCCGGCCTTGAGATCCACCAGCAACTCCTGACGACCAAAAAGCTCTTCTGCCGCTGCCCTGCCGGGCGGTACAGTGAAGAGTACGACGCGGAGATCCTCCGGCACATGCGTCCGACCCTCTCCGAACTCGGGGAGTACGACGGCACCGCACTGATGGAGTTCAAGACCAAGAAGGAGATCATCTACCTCATCAACCGCGACACCGTGTGCACGTATGAGATGGACGACACCCCACCGTTCGAACTCAACACCGACGCGCTGGATATCGCCCTCGGCATCGCGATGTTGTACGGATGCGCGATGGTGGACGAGATCCATATCGCACGCAAGCAGTATCTGGACGGCAGCATCCCCACAGGGTTCCAGCGGACGACCATCGTCGGCGTGGACGGGTCCGTCCCGTACAAAGACCGCAGGATCAACATCGTGCAACTCGGCCTGGAGGAAGATGCGTGCCGTGAGGTGAGCGATATCGGACACCGGCGCACATACCGGACCGACCGGTTGGGCATGCCCCTGATCGAGACCGTCACCGCCCCCGAGATGAAGACGCCGGCAGAGGTTGCCGAGGTAGCACAACTGCTCCGGCGCGTCGTGCGCAGCACGGGGCTCGTGCGCACGGGGGCCGGTGCTGCCCGCGAAGATGTGAATGTGAGCGTCGCGGGCGGTACGCGGATCGAGATCAAGGGCGTGCCCCGCATCCCGGACATCCCCCTGCTCACGTACAATGAAGCCATGCGGCAGTGGAACCTCCTGAGGCTCCGCGACGAGCTGCACACGCGCGGCATCACCCGGGAGTCCTTCCGTTCGCGGACCGAAGACTGCACGAAGCTTCTCCGGAAAACGCGGTATCAACCCATCCGCGATGCCATTGCGGGAGGGATGTTTGTGCACGGAGTGGCACTGTACGGCTTCAAGGACCTGCTGCGTTGGCCGACCCAGATAGACACCTATTTCTCGCGCGAGATCTCCGATCGAGTACGCGTGGTCGCCTGCCTCACCACGCTTCCCAACATCATCCATTCCGACAGTCCGGGAGAGACGCTGGCCTCATCGGAGTGGCAGATGCTCCGGCGGACACTGGGCGCGAGCGAAGACGACACGATCGTTCTCGTGTGGGGAAGCAAACAGGATGTCACGACCGGTGCGTCCGAGGTCGTTCTCCGCGCGAAAGAGGCGACCATCGGCGTCCCTTCGGAAACCCGCCAGGCACTTGCCGATGGAACGAACGGGTTCGAACGGATCCTGCCGGGGCCGGAACGCATGTATCCCGATACGGACCTTCCGCCGCTCCGGATCACGCGGGACCGCCTGGACCGGATCCGGGCTGACGTTCCCGAACCCGTCTGGGAGCGCGAGCGCTGGTACCATGAGCTCCGCATCCCGGCAGACTGCATCGAGCCCCTCAGTATCTCTCCGTTCGCTCCGCTCTTCGGACGGGCGGTCAGGGATTGGGGGATCGATGCGACAGCGGCGGCCGTCACCCTCATTCAACTGCCCAAACGTGTCGCACGGCAGTCGGGGCTGGTGTACGCATTCACGAGGGATCAGATGAGCGAGGTGCTTCGGGCGTTTCGTGATGGCGTGCTCGCGCGTGAGGGTTTGATCTCCACGCTCGCGGCGATCGCCGGAGGCGCACCGTTCACCCATGATTCCGCACCGTCGCCCTGCACCCAGAAAGAACTGGAGGCGGTCATCCATGAGGCCTCCGTCTCGCTCCAGCAGAACCTCCGGAAGCCGGAACGCCGCAAGGCAGCATTGATGGGGATGATCATGACCCGCATCCGGGGCCGGGTTCCCGGGAAAGCGGTCGCGGCATTGGTGGAACGAGAGTGGACGGAGGTGCAACCATGAGCGACAACTATCGTGGCTACCGGGGCCCGGCACTCGCCACCCTTCAGGAGTACAGCGCACAGGTGTGGAGCGATGTCGAGATCCATACGGGCGAGGGGACGTTCACCGGCATCATTCTCCCCCGTTCCGAGACCGCCGACCCACACCACATCGTGATCAAGTTGCGCAGCGGCTACAATGTCGGGATCGAAGCCACCGGCGTCGAGAAGATCACCGTCCAGGGGCGCAAGGAAGCACACTACAAGATCCCCGAGAAAGAATTTCCGTACGATCCGGGAAAGCCCCGCGTGAAGTTGCTCGGGACAGGTGGGACCATCGCGAGCCGCCTGGATTACCGGACGGGCGCGGTGATCCCGGCATTCTCGCCGGGCGAGCTGTACGGCTCC
Proteins encoded in this region:
- a CDS encoding family 78 glycoside hydrolase catalytic domain, giving the protein MMCEHLRDPQGIDAVTPRLSWVLSSATRGQVQSAFQVLVATTPALLEQGNGDLWNSGKVPSDRSILVPYAGSPLRSGVQCYWKVRVWDREGKESAWSRTATWSMGLLDPQDWKGSWIGLENGVDSSESRRVPARWLRRDFTLKANVRRAVVYLAGLGLSELYCNGEKIGDDVLSPALSDYTKRVYYVTHDVTPLLRNGSNALGVVLGNGRFFAPRSKVPVDMISYGSPKMRLHMQVEYADGSVESIVSDGIWQLTTDGPIRANNEYDGEEYDARMELDGWASPGYAAATWRPAEIVAAPAGLLRAQMINPIRVTQTLTPVSMREIAPGTFIYDMGQNLVGWCRLFVHGPRGTTVTLRHAETLMPDGKLSMANLRTAKVTDTYTLCGIGKEVYEPRFTYHGFRYVELTGYPGMPDLSTIQGRVVHDDLASAGTFATSDPVINRIYSNIVWGVRGNYRSIPTDCPQRDERHGWMGDRSSESQGATYIYDIAAFYAKWVQDMEDAQRESGSVSDLCPAYWPLYNDNATWAGCTVMVPHALLLQYADSGLIRRHYGSMVRWVDHMSTFVTDDIMPKDTYGDWCVPPEDAKLIHSEDPMRKTPGELLGTAFFYHELCLMAGFAETAGNAQDATRFNALAARLKKGFHAKFFDAGHGYYANGSQTSCVIPLAFGLVPDEHISTVFARLVHKITDETEGHVGTGLVGAQWLNRVLTQNGRVDLVHRFVTNTTYPSWGYMAGNGATTIWELWNGDTADPGMNSGNHVMLVGDLVIWLYENLAGIASDPAAPGFKHLVMKPTPVAGLTTVHATHRTPFGEAVSGWSQQNKVFTWDVTVPVNTTATLYIPRAQGTRVFEGHLPLAAVKDVRVLREEQDRLVCTVGSGSYTFLVR
- a CDS encoding DUF1211 domain-containing protein; protein product: MTNVHPESRKEFQLERLILFTDAVFAIAITLLIIEIKVPEFHGEEASEAAILSYVAHLIPKFAGFFVSFMLIGMYWTRHHFLFGFVIDYTPKLIWLNMLFLVSIVLMPFSTGIFGEYSIPSTIHLKTPLIIYVANVCFSGVMLFFLWRYVGNPANGVADPSLPQSVVRQAKQRAFVVSLVFGLTIVVAFINPYAARYFPILTPAFLKVAKRFNTPAANGPTD
- the gatE gene encoding Glu-tRNA(Gln) amidotransferase subunit GatE codes for the protein MAFKPFSEMTDADYAAVGFRSGLEIHQQLLTTKKLFCRCPAGRYSEEYDAEILRHMRPTLSELGEYDGTALMEFKTKKEIIYLINRDTVCTYEMDDTPPFELNTDALDIALGIAMLYGCAMVDEIHIARKQYLDGSIPTGFQRTTIVGVDGSVPYKDRRINIVQLGLEEDACREVSDIGHRRTYRTDRLGMPLIETVTAPEMKTPAEVAEVAQLLRRVVRSTGLVRTGAGAAREDVNVSVAGGTRIEIKGVPRIPDIPLLTYNEAMRQWNLLRLRDELHTRGITRESFRSRTEDCTKLLRKTRYQPIRDAIAGGMFVHGVALYGFKDLLRWPTQIDTYFSREISDRVRVVACLTTLPNIIHSDSPGETLASSEWQMLRRTLGASEDDTIVLVWGSKQDVTTGASEVVLRAKEATIGVPSETRQALADGTNGFERILPGPERMYPDTDLPPLRITRDRLDRIRADVPEPVWERERWYHELRIPADCIEPLSISPFAPLFGRAVRDWGIDATAAAVTLIQLPKRVARQSGLVYAFTRDQMSEVLRAFRDGVLAREGLISTLAAIAGGAPFTHDSAPSPCTQKELEAVIHEASVSLQQNLRKPERRKAALMGMIMTRIRGRVPGKAVAALVEREWTEVQP